A single region of the Solwaraspora sp. WMMD791 genome encodes:
- a CDS encoding bifunctional DNA primase/polymerase, with translation MRWTVQPPSFGRLRLRRAALRYAAHGWPVTPGAVLFRGRFRCDRLSCPILGCHPAQETWERDASDRPDRVSAWWRTRPHPVLLATGHAFDVLDVPARLGLRVLCTLRMRGGAAMPGQGQLRGPVAVTPTGRWMFLVRPGDTLRPELDDSLDVIQHGPGSWIPAPPTLLPEGPVRWAVGPQEVGWHLPHSYAVQQLVVDARELAAPAVPVPRLPRPRTAPTGAVHVPPPVAAHAPVAVPRQVSTLRRAL, from the coding sequence ATGCGGTGGACGGTCCAACCGCCCTCCTTCGGCCGCCTTCGGCTGCGCCGCGCCGCGCTGCGGTACGCCGCGCACGGCTGGCCGGTGACACCCGGAGCGGTTCTGTTCAGGGGCCGATTCCGGTGCGACCGGCTCAGCTGCCCCATCCTCGGTTGCCACCCGGCACAGGAGACCTGGGAGCGCGACGCCAGTGACCGGCCCGACCGGGTGAGCGCCTGGTGGCGTACCCGCCCCCACCCGGTCCTGCTCGCCACCGGGCACGCATTCGATGTCCTGGACGTGCCGGCCCGGCTCGGCCTGCGGGTGCTGTGCACCCTGCGGATGCGCGGCGGGGCCGCGATGCCCGGGCAGGGCCAGCTGCGCGGTCCGGTCGCGGTCACCCCGACCGGGCGATGGATGTTCCTGGTACGCCCTGGCGACACACTGCGGCCCGAACTCGACGACTCGTTGGACGTGATCCAGCACGGGCCCGGATCGTGGATCCCGGCACCACCGACGCTGCTGCCCGAAGGGCCGGTCCGCTGGGCGGTCGGCCCGCAGGAGGTCGGCTGGCATCTGCCGCACTCCTACGCCGTACAGCAGCTCGTCGTCGACGCCCGGGAGCTGGCCGCGCCGGCCGTCCCGGTGCCCCGGTTGCCCCGGCCCCGCACCGCGCCGACCGGGGCGGTCCACGTACCACCGCCGGTCGCCGCCCACGCGCCGGTCGCCGTCCCCCGGCAGGTCTCCACCCTGCGCCGCGCCTTGTAG
- a CDS encoding helix-turn-helix domain-containing protein: MEELPIGRRVAYWRGRRKMSQQVFADRLGKSKSWVDKVERGVRRLDKFSVVHEIADVLQIDVQLLLGKDPERRPESVSCIDQVEVEEIRAALERYDSISTFFQPAATPPQLAEMRKATNHAWLTFQHAKYGVLARALPRLLRDAQAADAHYTSGDEARQVASLLGQLYQIASSTLRKLGEYDLAWLAADRSIAVSHRAGDHLLTGVATCRVGNALLALGRSRAALEVNVNIANRLAPADDRSSTPEQLSVYGLLLLQGAMAAARIGDSATVRDLVNGAEDAARALGEDHNHYWTCFGPTNVQLHRAAAAVELGEGRAAVETHRVVLEAPGFNALLPERRAHHMLDIARGYAQFGELDKATEMLLEGDRLAPAEIRCRPVAHAVMSDVLRRTRGTPAAPVAELAEHMGVGV; encoded by the coding sequence GTGGAGGAGTTACCCATCGGCCGGCGCGTCGCCTACTGGCGGGGCCGCAGGAAGATGTCCCAACAGGTCTTCGCCGACCGGCTCGGCAAATCCAAGAGCTGGGTCGACAAGGTCGAACGTGGGGTCCGGCGACTCGACAAGTTCTCGGTGGTCCACGAGATCGCCGACGTACTCCAGATCGACGTGCAGCTGCTGCTCGGCAAGGACCCGGAACGGCGCCCGGAGAGCGTCAGCTGCATCGACCAGGTGGAGGTCGAGGAGATCCGGGCGGCGCTCGAGCGCTACGACTCCATCAGCACCTTCTTCCAGCCGGCGGCGACACCACCGCAGCTGGCCGAGATGCGCAAGGCCACCAACCACGCCTGGCTCACCTTCCAACACGCCAAGTACGGCGTACTGGCGCGGGCGCTGCCCCGACTGCTACGCGACGCGCAGGCGGCCGACGCGCACTACACCAGCGGTGACGAGGCGCGGCAGGTGGCGAGCCTGCTGGGCCAGCTCTACCAGATCGCCTCGTCGACGCTGCGCAAGCTCGGCGAGTACGACCTCGCCTGGCTGGCCGCCGACCGCTCGATCGCGGTGTCCCACCGGGCCGGTGACCACCTGCTGACCGGAGTGGCGACCTGCCGGGTCGGCAACGCCCTGCTGGCCCTGGGCCGCTCTCGCGCGGCCCTCGAAGTGAACGTGAACATTGCCAACCGGTTGGCCCCGGCCGACGACCGGTCCAGCACCCCCGAGCAGCTGTCGGTGTACGGGCTGCTGTTGTTGCAGGGGGCCATGGCCGCCGCGCGGATCGGCGACAGCGCCACCGTCCGCGACCTGGTCAACGGCGCCGAGGACGCCGCCCGGGCACTGGGTGAGGACCACAACCACTACTGGACCTGCTTCGGCCCGACCAACGTGCAACTGCACCGGGCGGCGGCCGCGGTCGAGCTCGGCGAGGGCCGCGCGGCGGTGGAGACCCACCGGGTCGTCCTGGAAGCGCCCGGGTTCAACGCGTTGCTGCCGGAGCGGCGGGCCCACCACATGCTCGACATCGCCCGGGGCTATGCGCAGTTCGGCGAGTTGGACAAGGCCACCGAGATGCTGCTGGAGGGTGACCGGCTGGCCCCGGCCGAGATCCGCTGCCGTCCGGTGGCCCACGCGGTCATGTCCGACGTGCTGCGCCGCACCCGGGGCACTCCGGCCGCCCCGGTCGCCGAACTCGCCGAGCACATGGGAGTCGGCGTGTGA
- a CDS encoding DUF3040 domain-containing protein: protein MLSREDQRRFDQIARHLRTTDPEFVARLGDQPATVRNRAAIVTSVLLWAMIPLLALFGGAVAAVICTIALSAAGVLALRARRW, encoded by the coding sequence ATGCTCAGCAGGGAGGACCAGCGCCGGTTCGACCAGATCGCCCGCCATTTGCGGACGACCGATCCGGAATTCGTCGCCCGCCTGGGCGATCAGCCAGCCACTGTACGCAACCGGGCCGCCATCGTCACCAGTGTGCTGCTGTGGGCGATGATCCCGCTGCTCGCCCTCTTCGGTGGCGCTGTCGCGGCCGTCATCTGCACCATCGCGCTCAGCGCCGCCGGGGTGCTCGCGCTGCGCGCCCGCCGCTGGTGA
- a CDS encoding SWIM zinc finger family protein produces the protein MSRFDDYGRPRRVDGGLRARSTRGTIGQSWWSRRFVDVLESFALGTRLTRGRSYARAGQVLALTVAPGAVTAQVQGSRPRPYQVRIGLTPFGAPVWQRVEQTLAGQALYSARLLAGDLPPELEEVFAAAGAPLFPSGVDELTMRCNCPDEAVPCKHLAATCYLLAEEFDTDPFQILHWRGRDRATLLAQLRRARTGGDVTAPAPEGDPAADGPAVAGSPVGAAAALADLAPPVADVDFWRPPVPLPAREPVLPAGADLLLRQLGAPAPAIGGPGLVELLGRAYRRFAGPPAETGPPAAAGLAPDDAVTSGGRAARAPRRR, from the coding sequence ATGAGCCGGTTCGACGACTACGGGCGGCCCCGGCGGGTCGACGGCGGGCTGCGCGCCCGCAGCACCCGTGGCACCATCGGGCAGTCCTGGTGGTCGCGACGCTTCGTCGACGTGCTGGAGTCGTTCGCGTTGGGCACCCGGCTGACCCGGGGCCGCTCCTACGCCCGGGCCGGGCAGGTGCTCGCCCTGACGGTCGCGCCCGGCGCGGTGACCGCCCAGGTGCAGGGTTCCCGGCCCCGGCCGTACCAGGTGCGGATCGGGCTGACGCCGTTCGGCGCGCCGGTGTGGCAGCGCGTCGAGCAGACCCTGGCCGGTCAGGCGCTGTACAGCGCCCGGCTGCTCGCCGGGGATCTGCCGCCGGAGCTGGAGGAGGTGTTCGCCGCCGCCGGGGCACCGCTGTTCCCCAGCGGAGTCGACGAGTTGACGATGCGGTGCAACTGCCCGGACGAGGCGGTGCCGTGCAAACACCTGGCCGCGACCTGCTATCTCCTGGCGGAGGAGTTCGACACCGATCCGTTCCAGATCCTGCACTGGCGGGGGCGGGACCGGGCCACGTTGCTGGCGCAGCTGCGGCGGGCCCGGACCGGCGGTGACGTCACGGCACCGGCACCCGAGGGCGACCCGGCGGCGGACGGCCCCGCCGTGGCCGGCTCGCCGGTCGGTGCCGCGGCGGCGTTGGCCGATCTGGCGCCGCCGGTGGCGGACGTCGACTTCTGGCGTCCGCCGGTGCCGTTGCCGGCCCGGGAGCCGGTCCTGCCGGCCGGTGCCGACCTGCTGCTGCGTCAGCTCGGCGCGCCGGCACCGGCGATCGGTGGACCCGGTCTGGTGGAGCTGCTCGGCCGGGCGTACCGGCGGTTCGCCGGCCCGCCCGCCGAGACTGGCCCGCCCGCAGCCGCTGGGCTTGCGCCGGACGACGCGGTCACCAGCGGCGGGCGCGCAGCGCGAGCACCCCGGCGGCGCTGA